From a single Aspergillus puulaauensis MK2 DNA, chromosome 2, nearly complete sequence genomic region:
- a CDS encoding uncharacterized protein (COG:S;~EggNog:ENOG410PVRV;~InterPro:IPR019510,IPR009210;~PFAM:PF10469), translating into MRMRIVLRPWPLFFRAYHSVKSTPIMSGNNKQLKGQNKPKPKSPPLTHFLCLPLVNSVSLPQLETSLASFKASIPPAFPSESEQREQQESALIPDAAIRPVGTLHLTLGVMSLPTSERLEEALQFFHSLDLAALLRTAADNAAQKRLRASTRNRDSTPIESTEKSENQQKMTNKSTGSTDQSLATGSADEPFQDESAKPQPFTISLESLHALPRARTATVLHAAPVDPTSRLYPFCEALRDKFLEAGFLQGEYKTEPKKTPQNQKSELQNTQQDESAQEQGGSTTATSTDKPAGEEPTLVDEMLTELAQKTAQQSTPLVAITPSQPPTSGRKGKPKARPLLLHATVVNTIYIRGRKRKLGVQGKKARNDRYTFDARDVLSHYKNFYSDSERTIPRSSDGVIPRRESEITDNGNDGPNRQDSPATKENADAQSGKGEPTLAQLPSNNDAKETGYPFVWARNFPIEAVCICEMGAKKLDPNADDSGMNARLGEKYTVVAEKSLNSGTIEQRTEGNSMAESNDGSVEEGGVKVSA; encoded by the coding sequence ATGAGAATGAGAATTGTCTTGCGTCCATGGCCGCTCTTTTTCCGCGCGTACCACTCCGTCAAGTCCACACCAATTATGTCTGGGAACAACAAGCAGCTAAAAGGCCAAAACAAGCCTAAACCAAAAAGTCCGCCTCTAACACATTTCCTCTGCCTTCCACTGGTCAATTCCGTTTCTCTACCCCAGCTAGAAACATCTTTAGCCTCATTCAAAGCTTCAATCCCGCCAGCTTTCCCCTCAGAATCCGAACAGCGCGAGCAACAAGAAAGCGCACTTATCCCAGATGCTGCCATTCGTCCCGTTGGTACTCTCCACCTTACGCTCGGGGTAATGAGCCTTCCTACCTCAGAGCGCCTTGAAGAAGCACTGCAGTTCTTCCACTCGTTGGATCTGGCTGCCTTATTGCGCACGGCCGCGGATAACGCTGCGCAGAAACGACTACGTGCGTCAACGAGGAATAGGGATTCTACTCCTATTGAATCGACAGAAAAATCTGAAAATCAACAAAAAATGACAAATAAGTCCACTGGGTCGACAGATCAGTCCCTCGCAACTGGCTCAGCAGACGAACCCTTCCAGGACGAGTCTGCTAAACCTCAACCCTTCACTATCTCATTAGAATCCTTACATGCTCTTCCGCGCGCGCGCACTGCGACTGTCTTACATGCTGCACCTGTTGATCCTACATCTCGCCTCTATCCGTTCTGCGAGGCTTTGCGGGACAAATTCCTAGAAGCTGGGTTCTTACAGGGGGAGTATAAAACCGAACCGAAAAAGACACCGCAGAACCAAAAAAGTGAGCTCCAGAACACACAGCAGGATGAATcagcccaggaacagggGGGCTCTACTACGGCAACCTCTACCGATAAaccagctggagaggagCCAACCCTCGTCGACGAAATGCTCACGGAGCTGGCCCAAAAAACGGCACAACAGTCAACTCCGCTTGTGGCAATAACCCCAtcacaaccaccaacaagcgGAAGAAAGGGCAAACCAAAGGCCCGTCCACTTTTGTTACACGCCACAGTCGTCAACACGATTTACATTCGTGGAAGGAAACGGAAGCTAGGCGTTCAAGGGAAAAAGGCCCGTAATGATCGGTATACTTTTGACGCGCGGGATGTCCTCTCGCATTATAAAAATTTCTACTCAGATAGCGAAAGGACGATCCCGCGCTCAAGTGATGGAGTTATCCCTCGCCGTGAGTCGGAGATTACTGACAATGGCAACGACGGACCTAATAGGCAGGACAGCCCCGCTACGAAGGAGAATGCAGATGCACAGAGCGGAAAAGGAGAACCGACATTGGCCCAGTTGCCGAGTAATAATGATGCGAAAGAAACAGGTTACCCCTTTGTTTGGGCAAGGAATTTCCCTATTGAAGCGGTTTGTATTTGCGAGATGGGTGCGAAGAAGCTTGATCCGAATGCAGATGACAGCGGGATGAACGCTAGGCTGGGAGAGAAGTATACAGTTGTTGCAgaaaaatctttaaattcTGGGACAATAGAACAGAGAACCGAAGGGAACTCAATGGCTGAGAGTAATGATGGGAGTGTTGAGGAGGGTGGTGTCAAGGTATCGGCATAA
- the FRR4 gene encoding frataxin family protein (BUSCO:EOG092659DX;~COG:P;~EggNog:ENOG410PRTK;~InterPro:IPR036524,IPR020895,IPR017789,IPR002908;~PFAM:PF01491;~go_component: GO:0005739 - mitochondrion [Evidence IEA];~go_function: GO:0004322 - ferroxidase activity [Evidence IEA];~go_function: GO:0008199 - ferric iron binding [Evidence IEA];~go_process: GO:0016226 - iron-sulfur cluster assembly [Evidence IEA];~go_process: GO:0055114 - oxidation-reduction process [Evidence IEA]), with protein sequence MLTRHTSRALLCSSIAPRLGRLAGPSASTRFPSLKAVAQRSFNRRDLHSTPAICKGIQPDSSDPQPPHPQSSNPGGAPSHVSEPSPLSKQRYHEYAEHYLNVVLTEIEDLPEDGPEMEAEYHAGILNVTVGGVGTYVLNKQPALHQIWLSSPISGPRQFDWIMEGDQMHEKQDTRPVNGQWVCLRDDSNLTDLLNGELGLSLPKDFYSEAD encoded by the exons ATGCTCACCCGCCATACATCTCGGGCGCTTCTCTGCTCGTCCATCGCCCCTCGCCTCGGCAGACTCGCAGGCCCCTCCGCATCCACCCGCTTCCCAAGCTTAAAGGCCGTTGCCCAGCGCTCTTTTAACCGTCGAGACCTCCATTCCACCCCTGCTATCTGCAAAGGCATCCAGCCCGACTCGTCCGACCCTCAGCCCCCGCACCCACAGTCGTCCAATCCCGGCGGAGCTCCCTCCCACGTCTCCGAACCTTCGCCTTTATCGAAGCAGCGCTACCATGAGTATGCCGAGCACTACTTGAACGTCGTGCTCACTGAGATCGAAGATCTCCCAGAGGATGGACCGGAAATGGAAGCTGAATACCAC GCCGGTATTCTCAACGTCaccgtcggcggcgtcggAACATATGTTCTCAACAAACAACCAGCTCTCCACCAGATCTGGCTTAGCTCCCCGATTTCAGGGCCAAGGCAATTCGACTGGATTATGGAGGGAGACCAAATGCACGAGAAGCAGGACACGCGGCCGGTTAATGGGCAGTGGGTGTGCTTGAGGGACGACTCGAACCTGACGGACCTGTTGAACGGGGAGTTGGGTTTGAGCCTACCGAAGGATTTTTATAGCGAGGCTGATTAG
- the dph3 gene encoding CSL family zinc fnger-containing protein (COG:S;~EggNog:ENOG410PRY8;~InterPro:IPR007872,IPR036671;~PFAM:PF05207): MADDAISIYDEIEIEDMTFDPNIQIYHYPCPCGDRFEIAIDDLRDGEEIAVCPSCSLMIKVIFDVSDLPKEDKQQASGVSVKA; this comes from the exons ATGGCTGACGACGCTATCTCTATCTATGATGAAATCGAGATCGAAGATATGACCTTCGACCCGAATATTCAAATTTATCACTATCCATGCCCATGTGGCGACCGCTTCGAGATCGCAATTGACGATCTTCGAGATGGCGAAGAAATAGCTGTTTGCCCGAGCTGCAGTCTAATGATTAAAGTTATTTTCGATGTG TCCGATCTTCCCAAGGAAGACAAGCAGCAGGCATCAGGCGTTTCCGTGAAAGCATAA
- a CDS encoding uncharacterized protein (COG:S;~EggNog:ENOG410PKZP), with the protein MIPPCDPAILTNNPHFKRLYQQLTTSQLNPDGSTRAIDAQPARKGTLSELRNCQVRNAKKQIKKQTLRQLALDPDNELPDDCRDPLAIVSLYLESSPGHLDLIHDSRDGADVDTLLAPDIEQFHSKLPIIVPYLSRILSSTVHDLRSLANAGDRAALSNTSAESSRSQIQARSRAKAARQTPLSSQLNERVQALRHIQLSELATARTKMAATAAEVLAMRAVILERTVTLLERTKHGALARATKAKAEHLNTVAHGVEGKLRVMRLDILSTIHTPEVNAALSRYHKHLCDTRAALEERRDLVLRELKEYEDVDSNVSRGPARSGPIAEIALRYGTLIREIEDVRSEIQRLRR; encoded by the exons ATGATACCGCCATGCGACCCCGCTATTTTGACAAATAATCCGCATTTCAAACGCCTTTACCAGCAACTAACTACCTCTCAGCTTAACCCAGATGGCTCAACACGCGCCATCGATGCACAGCCAGCAAGGAAAGGGACTTTAAGT GAATTGAGGAACTGTCAAGTGCGAAACGCGAAGAAACAGATCAAAAAGCAGACACTGCGCCAACTGGCGCTTGACCCAGACAACGAATTACCAGATGAT TGCCGCGATCCTCTAGCTATCGTCAGCCTTTACCTCGAGTCTTCTCCAGGCCACCTCGACCTAATCCACGACTCTCGCGACGGAGCAGATGTAGATACACTCCTGGCACCGGATATCGAGCAATTTCACTCAAAATTACCTATCATTGTGCCGTATCTGTCACGGATCCTTTCCTCAACTGTGCACGACCTTCGATCACTTGCGAATGCGGGCGATAGAGCCGCCCTGTCGAATACATCAGCAGAAAGTTCTCGGTCTCAGATTCAAGCTCGAAGCCGGGCAAAAGCTGCGCGACAGACCCCCCTGTCATCCCAGCTTAATGAACGAGTACAGGCTTTGCGCCATATCCAATTATCAGAGCTCGCCACGGCTCGGACGAAAATGGCAGCTACGGCAGCGGAGGTCCTCGCCATGCGGGCAGTGATACTGGAACGAACTGTGACTCTCCTGGAGCGTACGAAACATGGCGCACTGGCGCGTGCGACGAAGGCAAAGGCGGAACACCTCAATACCGTGGCGCATGGAGTCGAGGGCAAATTGAG GGTGATGAGATTGGATATTTTGTCTACTATCCACACGCCCGAAGTCAATGCTGCTCTTTCACGCTACCATAAGCATCTCTGCGATACACGCGCAgcgctggaggagagaagggacCTTGTTCTCCGAGAGCTCAAAGAATATGAGGATGTGGATTCGAACGTCAGTAGGGGCCCTGCAAGATCTGGACCTATTGCGGAAATTGCTCTGCGATATGGGACTTTGATCAGAGAAATAGAGGATGTTCGATCAGAGATACAGCGACTACGCAGGTAA
- a CDS encoding putative transcription regulator BDF1 (COG:K;~EggNog:ENOG410PH11;~InterPro:IPR036427,IPR001487,IPR027353,IPR038336, IPR018359;~PFAM:PF00439,PF17035;~go_function: GO:0005515 - protein binding [Evidence IEA]), translating into MATPPPEAPSVLKEEKPQLPPSPNGDSSFEAGRAGAQSSVTDSNPVASINGAETAEKDLNKDADVNGHSPGQQNGVTTTASPPKSPAPPATEVNTPQDKSADANAAVDKPESTGDTPHQPTNGTDAGSGSPKDTPVSQSIPQESSATPAGARSPQNADAVKTELPHHPHTGAQPDQDSTTNAPAPSLDTQTSSAIDQEMLDAPASPTKLSRERDAEPDDEPSAKRTKIDTEGLNDFKVPELPTPATEEHAHTGINGDTTITKVQHRFLVKAIQSLKRGHDARFYKEPVDPVKLNIPTYFQVIQKPMDLGTIEQKLKSNAYQESQNVVDDFNLMINNAQTFNGPDHVVSTEGQKLKSTFDKQMVNLPKADEVEEKKPKKFTPKTSAARREPRTSIGQTTARPTGGSPQATTFALGPEGLPLIRRDSTNADGRPKRSIHPPKRDLPYSTKPKKKKFQWELKFCQEVLDELHKPKHYLYAAPFYFPVDPVALNIPTYHSIIKKPMDLSTISSKLQTGQYENAKEFETDVRQILKNCFKFNLKGDPTYMAGEKFEEVFNNKWSQKERYLAAHEPHPEQQSAESSEEESDEDEEASDDEEEEAINRLKKQIADMSQQLEAMTQKKKKTPPKKTKPKKKADTKKSGVTGAGKKDKKSGSKPTKSEKPRYVSYHEKQIISNGISSLPDKKMQEALRIIQSNVPALKGTQETEIELDIDELPNDVLWMLLKFVKKNAPQVVDDDDASSPVASNAAAPPKPKKNKPMSKYEQEAQINMLESNLSRFQGGGSGRSPEPVLSVEANDSSGDSEDDSEESEEE; encoded by the exons ATGGCGACGCCGCCTCCTGAGGCACCCTCTGTCTTAAAAGAGGAAAAGCCTCAATTGCCGCCGTCGCCAAATGGAGACTCCTCGTTTGAAGCTGGTCGCGCAGG TGCGCAGTCTTCGGTAACTGATTCCAACCCGGTCGCATCGATTAACGGAGCTGAGACAGCCGAAAAGGACCTCAACAAAGATGCCGATGTAAACGGTCACTCGCCCGGCCAACAGAATGGTGTCACCACTACCGCTTCGCCCCCCAAGTCTCCCGCGCCTCCAGCTACTGAAGTCAACACCCCCCAGGATAAATCCGCCGATGCAAACGCCGCCGTGGATAAACCGGAATCCACTGGCGATACACCCCATCAGCCGACAAACGGTACTGATGCAGGAAGCGGCAGCCCTAAGGACACTCCAGTATCGCAGAGTATACCGCAGGAGTCATCCGCTACCCCAGCTGGTGCGCGATCGCCGCAAAACGCAGATGCCGTAAAAACCGAGCTTCCCCATCACCCCCACACCGGCGCGCAGCCCGACCAGGATTCCACTACGAATGCCCCTGCACCTTCCCTAGACACACAAACTTCCTCCGCTATCGACCAGGAAATGCTAGACGCCCCTGCTTCACCCACTAAGCTTTCGAGAGAGCGCGATGCAGAGCCCGATGATGAACCTTCTGCAAAGCGCACGAAGATCGACACTGAGGGTTTGAATGATTTCAAGGTACCAGAACTACCGACTCCAGCTACGGAAGAACATGCGCATACGGGAATTAATGGCGACACGACTATTACAAAAGTGCAACACAGGTTTCTTGTCAAAGCGATACAAAGCTTGAAGCGCGGACACGATGCCCGGTTCTACAAAGAGCCCGTCGACCCCGTTAAATTGAACATCCCGACTTATTTCCAAGTTATCCAGAAACCCATGGACCTTGGCACAATCGAACagaagttgaagagcaaTGCGTATCAGGAATCTCAGAACGTTGTGGATGATTTCAATCTCATGATTAATAATGCGCAAACGTTCAACGGCCCTGACCATGTAGTCTCCACCGAGGGCCAAAAACTCAAATCCACATTCGACAAGCAGATGGTTAATCTGCCCAAAGCTGATGAGgtcgaggaaaagaagccaaaGAAGTTCACCCCGAAAACGTCTGCGGCTCGCCGAGAACCCCGTACCTCAATTGGACAGACCACAGCGCGGCCAACAGGTGGCTCACCACAAGCTACAACTTTTGCGCTAGGACCAGAAGGATTGCCACTTATTCGACGAGACTCTACAAACGCCGATGGTCGCCCTAAGCGCTCTATCCACCCCCCTAAAAGAGATCTTCCTTACTCAacgaagcccaagaagaagaagttccagTGGGAGCTCAAGTTCTGCCAAGAAGTTCTCGATGAATTACACAAACCCAAGCATTACTTGTATGCTGCGCCGTTCTACTTTCCTGTTGACCCCGTCGCCTTGAATATTCCCACATACCACAGCATCATTAAGAAGCCGATGGACCTCTCCACTATTAGCTCCAAACTGCAAACCGGTCAGTACGAAAACGCAAAAGAGTTTGAAACCGATGTCCGCCAGATCCTCAAAAATTGCTTCAAATTCAACCTCAAGGGCGATCCTACGTACATGGCTGGTGAAAAGTTCGAAGAAGTCTTCAATAATAAATGGTCGCAAAAAGAACGGTATTTAGCTGCGCACGAACCCCACCCTGAGCAACAAAGTGCAGAGTCTtcagaggaagagagcgacgaagacgaagaagcgagtgatgatgaggaagaagaggcgaTCAACAGGCTCAAGAAGCAGATTGCAGACATGTCTCAACAACTTGAGGCCATGactcagaagaagaagaaaactcCACCCAAGAAGACTAAGCCAAAGAAAAAGGCGGATACCAAGAAGAGTGGAGTTACAGGCGCTGGCAAAAAGGACAAGAAAAGTGGCAGCAAGCCAACCAAATCCGAGAAGCCACGTTATGTCTCGTACCACGAGAAGCAAATCATTTCCAACGGAATTAGTAGTCTTCCCGACAAGAAGATGCAAGAGGCACTCAGGATCATTCAGAGTAATGTTCCGGCTCTTAAG GGTACCCAAGAGACTGAAATTGAGCTCGACATTGATGAGCTGCCTAACGATGTTCTTTGGATGCTGCTCAAATTTGTGAAGAAGAATGCGCCTCAGGttgtcgacgacgatgatgcaTCTTCTCCAGTCGCGTCAAACGCTGCCGCACCCCCCAAACCGAAGAAGAATAAGCCTATGAGCAAATACGAGCAGGAAGCCCAGATTAACATGTTGGAAAGCAACCTCTCGCGTTTCCAGGGTGGAGGTAGCGGTCGCTCTCCGGAACCAGTCCTTTCGGTTGAAGCCAATGACAGCAGTGGTGACTCCGAAGACGACTCTGAGGAAAGCGAGGAGGAGTAA
- the UTP5 gene encoding small subunit (SSU) processome component (BUSCO:EOG09264NJ1;~COG:A;~EggNog:ENOG410PGRK;~InterPro:IPR015943,IPR036322,IPR007148;~PFAM:PF04003;~go_function: GO:0005515 - protein binding [Evidence IEA]) — MGKKSSQKPASKTSSAAAFAVADATNTGNKSSMLKASFAPSDYQLALFASVIHGLEGQNLRIHDTNTGRLQCEHVLGPKELVTSLDWGHHAGRRDQSKKKRKRPSDVNGAADGLDQSDVVVAFGTNTSDIRMYSPAEDKIVGTLAGGHTGGIRDFKFTADRPQEGWSIGGDNKLVQWDLATGQTTRVINLSTTSTFTTLSRPVSSNPPVICASQSPSIINLEDESPVTFPAMRNSIQSIITSSASSVSDGLFLASDNDRYINVFDPTTGQLTLNLVAEREVSSLSLYSKQSANGSLALEKQVLAAVTQDGTVELFARPFVRPQGSKGNSLKARSMQMTRRAETSIKITKSTTSDSLVPVVSVSFQGPELIIAWAHGGIVPLFERVRWLNEETDELAFTGVKNIAKTKSSSILQSVTTNGAKNANESHVNENRVVVEQGNLADDDIDMEDSKNDVVSEDDSGVDSDDDDGPKKQKPKATQDNEEAESDEEMQNVAGSGVEDEDGDDEETGEPTFGELMRAHAAEEIDVEAELEDDVHTRSLIPGKPITTVQQIPSGVSLATVLSQSLKTNDNDMLEACFHTGDAGTIRTTIQRLDSPLAATLLQRLAERLSSRPGRYGHLLVWVQWTCIAHGGALAGNKELLKQMSTLFKVMDQRSSTLSSLLLLKGKLDMLDAQLVLRQSLRENADHMDSEDEENVIYVEGYDDEEDEDSDAEATKNIDTPRTKAIRDQTDISMIDEDEEGSEDDDEEDEEVDEEGPGNILDVEAEESAGSSDAEESLDEDEDEVEDSDADSAASMADFIADTEDDDSDAEALSRPPPSKKARLSQGGGKGKNKAGSGRK, encoded by the exons ATGGGCAAGAAATCATCCCAGAAGCCGGCCTCGAAGACGTCCTCCGCGGCGGCATTCGCAGTCGCCGACGCCACGAACACAGGGAACAAATCCTCGATGCTGAAAGCCTCGTTCGCTCCATCTGATTATCAATTGGCCTTGTTCGCGTCTGTAATCCATGGTCTTGAGGGTCAGAATCTTCGTATTCACGATACAAATACCGGCCGGTTGCAGTGCGAGCATGTCTTGGGTCCGAAAGAGCTTGTCACGTCGCTGGACTGGGGTCATCATGCCGGTCGCCGCGATCaatcaaagaagaagaggaagcgccCTTCCGACGTCAATGGTGCGGCCGATGGACTTGACCAGAGCGATGTTGTAGTCGCTTTCGGCACCAACACTTCCGACATCCGCATGTACTCGCCTGCTGAAGATAAGATTGTCGGAACTCTTGCGGGTGGGCATACCGGTGGCATAAGGGATTTCAAATTTACTGCAGATCGACCTCAAGAAGGCTGGAGTATTGGCGGGGACAACAAACTGGTCCAGTGGGACCTTGCTACTGGGCAAACGACAAG GGTAATCAATCTCTCGACAACGTCAACATTCACTACGCTATCCCGCCCAGTCTCCTCTAACCCGCCCGTTATTTGCGCATCCCAGTCGCCCTCGATCATTAATCTTGAGGATGAATCGCCAGTCACATTTCCCGCGATGCGAAACTCAATACAGTCCATTATCACGTCCTCTGCAAGTTCTGTTTCCGATGGCTTGTTCCTAGCCTCGGATAATGATCGATACATCAACGTCTTTGACCCTACAACTGGACAGCTCACGTTGAACCTTGTGGCGGAGAGGGAGGTGTCTTCGCTCTCGCTATATTCAAAGCAGAGCGCAAACGGCAGCCTGGCGCTAGAGAAGCAGGTTCTTGCGGCTGTTACTCAGGATGGTACTGTTGAACTCTTTGCGCGACCATTTGTCCGGCCCCAAGGTTCTAAAGGTAACAGTCTGAAGGCAAGGTCCATGCAAATGACCAGACGAGCAGAAACCTCTATCAAGATAACAAAATCCACCACCTCAGACTCTCTCGTTCCCGTGGTTTCGGTATCGTTCCAAGGGCCCGAACTAATTATTGCATGGGCGCATGGAGGTATAGTGCCGCTCTTCGAGCGCGTTAGGTGGCTGAACGAGGAAACCGATGAATTGGCATTTACCGGTGTGAAAAACATTGCGAAAACCAAGTCTAGCTCCATCCTCCAATCCGTGACGACAAATGGCGCGAAAAATGCAAACGAGAGCCACGTCAATGAAAACAGGGTAGTGGTTGAGCAAGGTAATCTAGCAGATGATGATATCGACATGGAGGATTCCAAGAACGATGTGGTTTCGGAAGACGACAGTGGTGTGGATTcagatgacgatgacggaccaaagaagcagaagcccaAAGCAACGCAGGATaatgaagaagccgagaGCGATGAGGAAATGCAGAACGTTGCAGGGTCAGGcgtggaggatgaagatggagatgacgaAGAAACGGGCGAGCCCACGTTCGGAGAACTCATGAGGGCTCATGCCGCGGAAGAAATCGACGTCGAAGCCGAGCTAGAAGATGATGTCCACACCCGTTCGCTTATCCCTGGGAAACCTATCACAACGGTCCAACAAATCCCCTCTGGCGTCTCTCTAGCAACAGTTCTTTCACAGTCCCTCAAGACAAATGACAACGATATGCTAGAGGCATGCTTCCACACAGGTGATGCTGGCACGATCCGAACCACCATCCAACGTTTAGATTCTCCTCTTGCTGCAACTCTGCTACAGAGACTTGCAGAGCGCCTCTCTTCTCGTCCAGGCCGGTACGGTCACTTACTTGTTTGGGTTCAATGGACGTGTATCGCCCACGGAGGAGCACTAGCAGGCAACAAGGAACTTCTCAAGCAGATGTCCACTCTCTTCAAGGTGATGGATCAGCGCTCTTCcactctctcttcccttttATTGCTCAAGGGCAAGTTGGATATGTTAGATGCCCAACTCGTCTTAAGGCAGTCGCTCCGCGAAAATGCAGACCACATGGACAgcgaagacgaggagaatgTCATATACGTCGAAGGTtatgacgacgaggaagatgaagatagCGACGCAGAGGCTACCAAGAACATCGACACCCCACGCACCAAAGCTATCCGCGACCAAACTGACATTTCAATGatcgatgaagacgaggagggaagcgaagacgatgatgaggaagacgaagaagtgGACGAAGAAGGCCCTGGCAACATTCTCGACGTCGAGGCAGAAGAATCGGCCGGGTCATCCGATGCCGAGGAATCtcttgacgaggacgaggacgaggttgaggaCAGCGATGCCGACAGTGCGGCATCCATGGCTGATTTCATCGCGGACACGGAGGACGACGACTCAGACGCCGAGGCGCTCTCGCGGCCGCCGCCATCTAAGAAGGCCAGATTAAGTCAGGGGGgcgggaaagggaagaacAAGGCCGGATCAGGAAGGAAATAG